In Pecten maximus chromosome 10, xPecMax1.1, whole genome shotgun sequence, one genomic interval encodes:
- the LOC117335882 gene encoding uncharacterized protein LOC117335882 — protein sequence MTYTPICRLAVTFTPICHQTVTYTKICHLAMTHSPNLSPGRVIHHNLSPGRDIHPNLSPGRDIHPNLSPGRDIHPDLSPGRVIHHNLSPGRDIHPNLSPGRDIHPNLSPGRDIHPDLSLPGHDIHTNLSPGHDIHPSLSPDRDIHPNMSPGRDIQPNLSQGRDTHPNLSLHGRDIHTPICHQTVTHTPICHQAMTYTPICRLAVTFTPICHQTVTYTKICHLAVTHIPNLSPGRVIHHNLAPGRDIHPNLSPGRDIHPNLSPGRDIHPDLSPGRVIHHNLSPGRDIHPNLSPGRDIHPNLSPGRDIHPDLSLPGHDIHPNLSPGHDIHPSLSPDRDIHPNMSPGRDIQPNLSQGRDTHPNLSLHGRDIHTPICHQTVTHTPICHQAMTYTPICRLAVTFTPICHQTVTYTKICHLAVTHIPNLSPGRVIHHNLAPGRDIHPNLSPGRDIHPNLSPGRDIHPDLSPGRVIHHNLSPGRDIHPNLSPGRDIHPNLSPGRDIHPDLSLPGHDIHPNLSPGHDIHPSLSPDRDIHPNMSPGRDIQPNLSQGRDTHPNLSLHGRDIHTPICHQTVTHTPICHQAMTYTPICRLAVTYTPICHQAVTYTPIYHQAVTHTSLFITRP from the coding sequence ATGACATACACCCCAATCTGTCGCCTGGCCGTGACATTCACCCCAATCTGTCACCAGACCGTGACATACACCAAAATCTGTCACCTGGCCATGACACATAGTCCCAATCTGTCACCAGGCCGTGTTATACACCACAATCTGTCACCAGGCCGTGACATACACCCTAATCTGTCACCAGGTCGTGACATACACCCCAATCTGTCGCCTGGCCGTGACATACACCCTGATCTGTCACCAGGCCGTGTTATACACCACAATCTGTCACCAGGCCGTGACATACACCCTAATCTGTCACCAGGTCGTGACATACACCCCAATCTGTCGCCTGGCCGTGACATACACCCCGATCTGTCACTACCAGGCCATGACATACACACCAATCTGTCACCAGGCCATGACATTCACCCCAGTCTGTCACCAGACCGTGACATACACCCCAATATGTCACCAGGCCGTGACATCCAACCTAATCTGTCACAAGGCCgtgacacacaccccaatctgTCACTACATGGCCGTGATATACACACCCCAATCTGTCACCAAACTgtgacacacaccccaatctgTCACCAGGCCATGACATACACACCAATCTGTCGCCTGGCCGTGACATTCACCCCAATCTGTCACCAGACCGTGACATACACCAAAATCTGTCACCTGGCCGTGACACATATTCCCAATCTGTCACCAGGCCGTGTTATACACCACAATCTGGCACCAGGCCGTGACATACACCCTAATCTGTCACCAGGTCGTGACATACACCCCAATCTGTCGCCTGGCCGTGACATACACCCTGATCTGTCACCAGGCCGTGTTATACACCACAATCTGTCACCAGGCCGTGACATACACCCTAATCTGTCACCAGGTCGTGACATACACCCCAATCTGTCGCCTGGCCGTGACATACACCCCGATCTGTCACTACCAGGCCATGACATACACCCCAATCTGTCACCAGGCCATGACATTCACCCCAGTCTGTCACCAGACCGTGACATACACCCCAATATGTCACCAGGCCGTGACATACAACCTAATCTGTCACAAGGCCGcgacacacaccccaatctgTCACTACATGGCCGTGATATACACACCCCAATCTGTCACCAAACTgtgacacacaccccaatctgTCACCAGGCCATGACATACACACCAATCTGTCGCCTGGCCGTGACATTCACCCCAATCTGTCACCAGACCGTGACATACACCAAAATCTGTCACCTGGCCGTGACACATATTCCCAATCTGTCACCAGGCCGTGTTATACACCACAATCTGGCACCAGGCCGTGACATACACCCTAATCTGTCACCAGGTCGTGACATACACCCCAATCTGTCGCCTGGCCGTGACATACACCCTGATCTGTCACCAGGCCGTGTTATACACCACAATCTGTCACCAGGCCGTGACATACACCCTAATCTGTCACCAGGTCGTGACATACACCCCAATCTGTCGCCTGGCCGTGACATACACCCCGATCTGTCACTACCAGGCCATGACATACACCCCAATCTGTCACCAGGCCATGACATTCACCCCAGTCTGTCACCAGACCGTGACATACACCCCAATATGTCACCAGGCCGTGACATACAACCTAATCTGTCACAAGGCCGcgacacacaccccaatctgTCACTACATGGCCGTGATATACACACCCCAATCTGTCACCAAACTGTAACACACACCCCAATCTGTCACCAGGCCATGACATACACCCCAATCTGTCGCCTGGCCGTGACATACACCCCAATCTGTCACCAGGCCGTGACATACACCCCAATCTATCACCAGGCCGTGACACACACATCCCTATTTATCACCAGACCGTGA